A stretch of Spirochaeta cellobiosiphila DSM 17781 DNA encodes these proteins:
- a CDS encoding Crp/Fnr family transcriptional regulator, with amino-acid sequence MIDNFIITLEKLNTIHTLTKSQESHICSLFHNKKLFKGEYLVFAGEESDLIGYMIKGNLRYYYLDETGKEYTKYFCQKGHFVSSYVSVIKGEPSSYSIQALTDIEIVIFSYRKWTELMLKDKTWAYIALKILEESQIIGEARERSLVLNSATERYEQLIDSFPNIEKIVHQYDIANYLGITSVALSRIRKKIKNIT; translated from the coding sequence ATGATTGATAACTTTATAATAACTCTCGAGAAATTAAACACTATTCACACTTTAACAAAATCACAGGAATCTCATATCTGTTCTTTATTTCACAATAAGAAACTTTTCAAAGGAGAATATTTAGTATTTGCTGGTGAGGAATCGGACCTCATTGGATATATGATTAAGGGCAACCTAAGATATTATTACTTAGATGAAACGGGAAAAGAATACACGAAATATTTTTGTCAGAAAGGTCATTTTGTTTCTTCCTACGTATCTGTCATAAAAGGAGAACCCTCCTCTTATTCGATTCAAGCTTTAACGGATATAGAAATTGTAATCTTTTCCTATCGAAAATGGACAGAACTTATGTTAAAGGACAAAACATGGGCTTATATTGCTCTTAAGATTTTAGAGGAATCCCAAATTATAGGAGAAGCAAGAGAACGTTCTCTCGTTCTTAATAGTGCAACAGAACGTTATGAACAACTTATTGACAGCTTTCCCAATATTGAAAAAATTGTCCACCAATATGATATCGCCAATTATCTGGGAATTACCTCTGTGGCTCTTAGTCGAATAAGAAAAAAAATTAAAAACATAACCTAG
- the map gene encoding type I methionyl aminopeptidase, with protein MIITNEEQFQGISQSSEVAAKVLKELKAYSQPGKTTYELDLLAKDLLYSYGAKSAPKLAYDFPGYVCISINNEFCHGIPSKKKYLNEGDIINIDVSVELNGYWSDNGESFLLASHDTKKLKLIETSRIILNKAIENIKSGEPLSSVGFTIETLANRNSYYVIRNLGGHGVGLSLHEDPDCILNYPSYKEKGIFLNNSIVAIETFISTKSHYAVETNDGWTMVGDNGGLMAQHEHTIMVTEGKPIILTKANGI; from the coding sequence ATGATTATAACTAATGAAGAACAATTTCAGGGAATCTCTCAATCTAGTGAAGTAGCCGCTAAAGTTTTAAAAGAGCTAAAAGCTTATTCACAGCCTGGGAAAACAACATATGAATTGGATTTGCTAGCTAAGGATCTTCTGTATTCTTATGGAGCAAAATCTGCTCCAAAACTTGCGTATGATTTTCCAGGCTATGTATGTATTAGTATTAATAATGAGTTCTGTCATGGTATTCCCAGTAAGAAAAAATATCTAAATGAAGGAGATATCATCAATATTGATGTATCTGTCGAGTTAAATGGATACTGGTCCGATAATGGAGAATCCTTTCTTCTTGCCTCTCACGATACAAAAAAACTAAAGTTGATAGAAACATCTCGAATTATACTAAACAAAGCAATTGAAAATATAAAAAGTGGTGAGCCTCTGTCTTCTGTTGGTTTTACGATTGAAACTCTTGCCAATCGTAATTCCTATTATGTAATCCGGAATTTAGGTGGTCATGGTGTAGGTTTAAGTTTACATGAAGATCCTGATTGTATACTTAATTATCCTAGTTATAAAGAAAAGGGGATTTTTCTTAACAATTCTATAGTAGCTATTGAGACTTTCATCTCCACTAAATCCCATTATGCTGTAGAAACAAACGATGGATGGACAATGGTAGGTGATAATGGTGGGCTCATGGCTCAACATGAACACACCATTATGGTTACCGAAGGTAAACCAATCATATTGACGAAGGCTAATGGTATCTAA
- a CDS encoding ABC transporter permease: protein MEVLIFIRHQLFLLNLSLKNLKRYVRRTAITVSAIAFGISLFLYVDSMFIGADRDSERNLIEYETGLAQILDPEYWEHKEELPLGYAVDKSETIIHLLKKERISYAPRIKSGAEVIYYKDPFPNDGNQYVIIEGIDYERDNQIYGFKESIVKGNYLTGKSSEAVIGSWLADDIGADIGYPIVLYTHTRDGIPQTIDVIVSGIFKSPNPNINRSTILINLEDANYYLDMESSLTSITIDRLDPGEDINKLISQFGYTILTWKELGRDFISLSQAKKGGSKIYLFLVFIIAALGISNTMLMAVYERKKEIGMLQAIGFSHGSLIALFIYESAFIGLMGFIMGFILFIPLNIQLTTVGLDFTNMFRQADMGYRSVIFKGIWNITTIIISGLSGIFMSICFAILPALKSIHSNIALSVKD from the coding sequence ATGGAAGTTCTGATATTTATTAGACATCAGTTATTTCTACTCAATCTTTCTTTAAAAAATCTTAAAAGATATGTAAGAAGAACGGCTATCACTGTCAGTGCTATAGCGTTTGGAATATCTCTATTTCTCTATGTGGATTCCATGTTTATTGGAGCAGATAGAGACTCAGAACGAAATTTAATTGAATATGAAACTGGTTTAGCACAGATTTTAGATCCTGAATATTGGGAGCATAAAGAAGAATTACCACTTGGTTATGCCGTAGATAAGTCTGAAACTATCATTCATTTACTCAAGAAGGAGCGCATTTCCTATGCTCCAAGAATTAAATCGGGAGCCGAAGTTATTTATTATAAAGATCCTTTTCCTAATGATGGTAATCAATACGTAATTATTGAGGGAATAGATTATGAACGGGATAATCAAATTTATGGTTTTAAAGAATCCATCGTAAAGGGTAATTATTTAACAGGAAAATCATCGGAAGCGGTTATAGGTTCTTGGCTAGCAGACGATATTGGTGCCGATATAGGATATCCAATTGTACTCTATACTCATACTAGAGATGGAATCCCTCAGACGATAGATGTTATCGTGAGTGGTATTTTTAAAAGTCCAAATCCCAATATAAACCGATCTACTATTCTTATTAATCTAGAAGATGCTAATTACTATCTGGACATGGAAAGTTCCTTGACCAGCATAACAATAGATAGATTAGATCCTGGAGAAGATATTAATAAATTAATCTCCCAATTTGGTTATACAATCTTAACTTGGAAAGAACTAGGTCGTGATTTTATATCTCTGAGTCAAGCAAAGAAGGGAGGTAGTAAGATATACCTTTTTCTTGTATTTATTATTGCAGCTTTGGGAATCAGTAATACTATGTTAATGGCTGTCTATGAACGAAAGAAAGAAATAGGAATGTTACAGGCTATTGGTTTTTCTCATGGTTCTCTTATTGCATTATTTATTTATGAGTCCGCTTTTATCGGGTTAATGGGGTTTATCATGGGGTTTATCCTTTTTATTCCCTTAAATATACAGTTAACGACAGTTGGATTAGATTTTACAAATATGTTTCGCCAAGCTGATATGGGGTATCGCTCGGTCATCTTTAAGGGGATTTGGAATATTACGACTATAATCATATCTGGTTTGAGTGGGATATTCATGTCCATATGTTTTGCCATTCTTCCAGCACTAAAATCCATTCATAGTAATATTGCTTTATCTGTCAAAGATTAG
- a CDS encoding ABC transporter permease — MSLGLIAIRNITRNPMRSSLSSLSVLISTTVIVFAFSMINGMMDEMKNNNRRFLTGSYSIEQEEYHERINQHPLHLRIENYQDIIDSLKANIDIQSYSPRIPYSGAIYKDNINYSIMGYGVNFALEKDFQQLNSLLIAGSTIPQEDSKDIIIGAGLARKTHLHIGDKITLNSITMFRGINYYTFKIVGIAVFPIPGLNNSLVLTPMASTQQFLKMNNSVNQILLQLPENLETLEIQQYIKELSNSQSSVSLNIRLWKEASESYSFILLAQKIYYIIALLLFILGSSVIINTTMMVILERTKELGTLSAIGMTSRQLLFMVYIESFIISLFGAMAGTVLGCAVTYFTGHFGINLSEAMEGVDFDISSIIYPRVSIYSTIFVFFYSLFIASISTSIPALRVLKIKPVDALNSY, encoded by the coding sequence ATGTCTTTAGGTTTAATAGCCATTCGTAATATAACCCGCAATCCGATGAGATCATCCTTATCTTCCCTATCTGTACTTATATCTACAACGGTTATTGTTTTCGCTTTTTCCATGATCAATGGAATGATGGACGAAATGAAAAATAATAATAGGAGATTTCTAACTGGTTCTTACAGCATCGAACAAGAAGAATATCATGAACGAATTAATCAGCATCCTCTACATCTTCGAATAGAAAATTATCAAGATATTATAGATAGTTTAAAAGCTAATATTGATATTCAATCTTATAGTCCACGTATTCCTTATTCAGGAGCTATTTATAAGGATAATATTAATTATAGCATTATGGGGTATGGTGTTAATTTTGCTTTAGAAAAAGATTTTCAACAGCTAAATTCTTTGTTGATCGCAGGTAGTACCATCCCTCAAGAAGATTCAAAAGATATTATCATAGGTGCAGGTCTGGCTCGTAAAACTCATTTACATATTGGTGATAAAATTACTTTAAATAGCATAACAATGTTTCGTGGTATTAATTATTACACTTTCAAGATTGTTGGTATAGCCGTATTTCCCATTCCTGGACTAAATAATTCTCTAGTTTTAACGCCAATGGCAAGTACCCAACAGTTCTTAAAAATGAACAACTCAGTAAATCAGATATTATTGCAGCTGCCTGAAAACTTGGAGACTCTTGAGATACAACAATACATTAAAGAATTATCCAATTCTCAAAGTTCTGTCTCTTTGAATATCAGGTTGTGGAAAGAAGCGTCTGAGAGTTATTCATTTATCTTATTAGCCCAAAAAATATACTATATAATAGCTTTATTACTTTTTATCCTGGGATCCTCCGTAATTATTAATACAACAATGATGGTGATTTTAGAAAGAACAAAAGAACTGGGAACATTAAGCGCCATTGGAATGACCTCGAGACAACTATTGTTCATGGTTTATATTGAATCCTTTATCATTAGTCTGTTCGGTGCTATGGCGGGCACTGTATTAGGTTGCGCTGTCACTTATTTTACAGGTCATTTTGGTATTAATTTATCTGAGGCAATGGAAGGTGTTGACTTTGATATTTCGTCTATTATTTATCCTCGAGTAAGCATTTATTCAACAATATTTGTTTTTTTCTATTCCCTTTTTATAGCGTCTATAAGCACTTCTATACCGGCTTTGCGAGTGTTAAAAATCAAGCCGGTAGACGCTCTAAATTCCTATTAA
- a CDS encoding outer membrane lipoprotein-sorting protein: protein MIKYLSILYLLIATSAIGQESVESIITKMDDNRTFTNSKMVGNLTITDQYGTRHSEFIAYTRGDYDSLIEFTSKAEYGQKILRTEDALYLYFPDSEEIITLRGSALKQSLLGSDISYEDLTADRGTLYSYDARLLGQEVVDSYMCHKIELIAKNKSVAYFKQVVWIDINRYVTLKGEYFSKSGRLIKKMNILEVIQKGGHFIPIKSELVDQLKRNTKTIMSVDTIDINSELDNEIFTLEHLSW from the coding sequence ATGATAAAATATTTGTCAATACTATATTTATTAATAGCCACTTCTGCTATTGGGCAAGAAAGTGTTGAATCTATAATTACTAAAATGGATGATAATAGAACTTTTACTAATAGTAAAATGGTTGGCAATTTAACTATTACTGACCAATATGGAACAAGACATAGTGAGTTTATTGCCTATACCAGAGGTGATTATGACAGCTTGATTGAATTTACGAGTAAGGCCGAATACGGACAGAAAATATTGCGTACAGAAGATGCTTTATATTTATATTTTCCTGATTCAGAAGAAATAATAACCTTAAGAGGTTCAGCTTTAAAACAAAGTCTACTTGGATCAGATATTTCTTACGAAGACCTCACGGCTGATAGAGGAACCTTATATTCCTATGATGCCAGGTTATTAGGTCAAGAAGTAGTAGATTCTTATATGTGCCACAAAATAGAATTAATCGCTAAAAATAAGTCCGTTGCTTATTTTAAACAGGTAGTGTGGATCGATATTAATCGTTACGTTACTTTGAAAGGTGAATATTTCTCAAAGTCTGGTCGGTTGATAAAAAAAATGAATATTCTTGAGGTTATCCAGAAGGGTGGTCATTTCATCCCTATTAAAAGTGAATTAGTTGATCAACTAAAAAGAAACACTAAAACCATAATGTCAGTAGATACGATAGACATAAATAGTGAATTGGATAATGAAATTTTCACTTTGGAACATTTATCATGGTAG
- a CDS encoding DUF6882 domain-containing protein, producing the protein MNENEFQNYVSLCFEELQKKQEVLVNQNNLLAYTEYEYDQNQQIIQFFNEGRVELEFSIVFIGTYGKYQNSWYWAWANESMNEKVRKVSEVFKSLDSTTNTTVFGRPHLEADEQMAWELSALSVKHIGAKGIYRVPGTESDLFLALM; encoded by the coding sequence ATGAACGAAAATGAATTCCAAAACTATGTAAGTTTATGTTTTGAAGAATTACAGAAGAAGCAAGAAGTATTAGTTAACCAAAATAATTTGTTAGCCTATACAGAGTATGAGTATGATCAGAATCAACAGATAATCCAGTTTTTTAATGAAGGAAGAGTAGAATTGGAGTTTTCTATTGTGTTTATAGGTACTTATGGTAAATATCAAAACTCTTGGTATTGGGCCTGGGCTAATGAAAGTATGAATGAAAAAGTTCGAAAAGTATCAGAGGTATTTAAAAGTTTAGACAGTACTACCAATACCACAGTCTTTGGGCGTCCCCATTTAGAAGCAGACGAACAAATGGCATGGGAATTATCTGCTTTGTCAGTAAAGCACATTGGAGCAAAAGGAATCTATCGTGTTCCAGGGACTGAAAGTGATCTTTTCCTAGCCTTGATGTAG